Below is a genomic region from Drosophila albomicans strain 15112-1751.03 chromosome 2R, ASM965048v2, whole genome shotgun sequence.
GGTGATGCAGTGCAGAGCGCAAATGGCGCCACTTGCGGAAGCTGCATTATAGCAGGCGGAGCTATAAGTCTGTTGAGCTGACTGTCATGTCTTTTGCCAATTCCGGAGTTGTGTACGAACTACTGTTGTTAGCAGAGTGCTTTTCATATTGAAGAGACAAGTTTGAAGCTGAAGTCTCAATAgctatgtactatatatgtgAGACTTTGGTACccttaaatttgtatattcacGTCAAAAATGTTATAGATTAAATTTGACTTTAATGCAGTTTGTCTGTATGTAAATGTGCCTATGAGTTTGAATGTGTACAGAATTATTTTCTCAATCAGTCTTTGTGTGACAGAAAATTAGAAACGCTTTTAGCTTTAGTAGCTATCATTTAAAGCCAAGGATTAACTTTATTGTTCTGTCATATAACACACATTTTCAAGTTAGCCAATCAtaaaactgaactcaactccGACTATTTTAGTACATTCGAATTGCATTGATTTAATTGAAGACTTGAAGTGGTTTTGCCAGTGGACCAGATTCCATATTGAGCATCTCGGTGTTGACTATGTAAATTTAAGGCTATTCATGAAAATAAGAGTTCTTTGAAGGCAATCTATATGGTAAGATGCATTATTATTCCttcacatacatttttatacccggaCATATAATACAAATGTTGGATTTTCAAAATCTGTTCAGGATTTTGTGAAATTATTAATGAAGATTTTATCAAATGGGACAACATCGCCGACAGAACCTATTAGATTAAAACTCGGTAGGAACCATTATTGTATATAGCAGCACATAATAAATTGTTACCACAGTTGTAAGTGGGCTAAACTtgcaataattcaaataatcaCGTCCCTTAGCATCAGAGACACTGCCACTGCAATTGCCGCAACCACATTGTGGTATTCACCCCCTTATCAACCTTTCCATTTGTCTGGCAATGCAAAAGCACTTTATTTAAGTGAGTCCCTCATGAATAGCAGATGGGCGACTTGTGAGCGGCTGGCTGAGTTGCTTGACTGTTTGAATGTGCAACACTTCTTTacacttttttctttattccTTGTCTTTCTAATGAACGTACAAGGCAACCCTTACAggttgttgcttttgtagcGGTCCTGCACTcgaattgatatatgtatgtatgtattttaggTATATACAATGGTACATACTCTATATACATAGgtgtgtaaaaatatatatttcagtataccTTCTTAAACTCTGTTCCCGTTAAAAATGCCTTTGTAACAGAGTTTGAAGGactttatacataaatattattcttgaTTTGGGCATATTCAAAGGTAGTGAcctcaattgttttttttttatgtaaaaaaattgtattaaaagaaattattaaaaattgaggaagtttttattattatttaaataagttttcttcttgatttgcatagttttcttttttttgacaCATGTTTacttacaaatataatatggaTTATTGAAATAGTACACATTATTAGGTTACTTATAAAAACACATAAGAAAATTCTTAgttttttacaaaaaatattgtattctattatacttttaataaGCAGTTGTAGAGTGTTACTTTTGAGTAGAGCTACTgagaaatttcattaatttgtatatttatttattctatatttGGAGCTATATAGTCTTAACTTTCCAAGTGATTTCTTCACGTTCTCAATAGACACAATAaggtgtatatgtatatatattagaaATGAATAGAAAGTAAATGCATCTTCATAAATTCAATACGTGAATACGTCTTGAGACTTCGATTTTGTaagtttaaaatgtttgtctggttatttttttatgtcttTGTTCCATTTATCCTTGTTTTTACGTTTTAAGTGTCAGGATTGGTAAAATCACTGCATCTCGCCAACCGGATTGATGAGCTTACCTTACCAATAATGGAGTAATCTCTTCACGATCCATTTTCTCCAACTGAGCATCGCTGGTATTTTCCATCACGCGTTGCACTTCTAAGTCTAATGCGCGTTGTTCTCGTTCACACTCTACTTGATCGCCAAACTCACGAGCATCATTGAATACAGTTGGCGGGGGAAGTCTGCCTGAAAAGTCCCCGCatgttataaaatttgttgaagcTGTGAATAAACCGACTGTGTCGATTTCACTTTTAGCACTGTAATGATCAGTAAATTATTGTGTATcacacattttattaattagtttacCAATAGCTGAATACAagttttaatttgttcatttaGGTTTTAGCTTCGGATTGGATAGGGTTTAGGTACCTGAACTACCTGTTGTTACTACCAGGGCACTTTCGTCGCTCCAACGTCTGATTACCCAGCTGTGCATTCATGCGGAATCGCCGTTCCGCGCTTCTATTATCTACTGGTATGCCAACGTGGCGCGGCGTATTTAATCTCCGTTCCACCAATGGGGAAATTTGTTCATTATTAGATTCCGTACTCGAATCGGGACGAAACATATCTGTGAAGTCGTCTAGTCATTGACGATCAAAACCACatcattttattacaattctTACCAACAACTACACGTCCGTCACTCCCTCGTACGGATTTACATGGAACTCGATATGTAGGCATATTTGAAAACTCTGTGCTCGGACTAATACTTGTGTCAGATTCTGACTCCGCAACAACTCCAGAAGTACCATTATTTGTAGGGCGCGTACTAGCCAGTTTTTTAGAATGACCAGAATGAGATCCAGCCACAATAGTCATTGATTTACTCAGAGTAGATTCATCTAAAATTAAGAAGCTTAGCATTTAGCAAAAGCACAGCCCAAGAAAACATACCATCGGTATTAAGGTAACGATTCTTAGGCCAACTGGACTTGCTTTTTCCGTGCCCAAATCTTGTATTGGGTAGTAACGGGTAGGCTGTAGCATTAAGATTATCCCCTTCGGGGTGaccaaatgttttaaattgcatAGTGTAATCATGAGGCGTATGTCCTGCCAGCCCATGTGAAGCTGGCTTCGCTGGTGCGCCTGTTCTTTCTCCATTGACGTTGAACGTGGCATACGGCGAAATCTCATACATTTCTAGAGATGTCATGATATAATGATTATGACGATTACTAAGTAAAACTATTTATATCACTCACCTGACTCGTTACTCTTATCAACTGTTTTAACCGGGGAAGCGCTGTATACCTGCTGGTTGTGCCGATTTTCACGCTCCTCCTTGTAATCACTTGGTAGTGCACGAGATTCATACTCCTCATTAATATGGCCACAAAGTGTGTGGCGGTGCTTAACAAGAAGTGCgctgcaaaacaaattttgaatacgTAAAAATCatcttattaatttttataaaattttaaaaaatttcacttACATAGTTATTATAGTTATAGTGataatgacaatgacaataaaTGTTGCCAACCAATCACCACTTGTTGGATTCGTTGCATTTATTAGGTTGTCCATTAAATCATTTTCCGAGTTAAGCGAAGGGGGTGGAGGAAGGGTGATACCATCGAGGCTTTTTGTACTAAACTGGTAATGTTCTGTAGTTGTTCCAGCATCGTTGGTAGCCGAGACTCGAAGCTGGTACCACTTGGCTGGTagaaaatcacaaaatattaaattatcacGATTTTCCTCGGCATTTGAAATATCCGATGTTACTACTGTCCAGCGTGTATCGCCTAGGATTGTGGAAAAAGTAAGCATTAACATACATTTCAAATCTTGGTAAGCTACTCCAGTTGATAAGAAAATGgtaaaaattattaagcaagaacaattaattttttgaaattatcaGTTACTTCTTTTTAATGTTCAATATTAAAGTCATTCTTAGAGATATACAACTGAAGTGACTTGTGCTATGTGCCTATGTGCCtttcaaacatttaaaaatgcaagtttaattttgtttagatcagcatacaaaattaaattatacatgatgtacatttgttatattatgtATGCTAATTTTTGTCtcataaatgaataattatttaaactaaacattTCTGGGTTTTTTCATTTAGTCTTTAATGTACCTAGAACTCGATGCTCAATTGAGAAATGGTTAATAACACATCCGCCATTAAGCCACGACGAtagttttaaatttacgcATGTTGAATTTGTAGTAATTAGTTCGCTGCCATTTGGTGCCTGAGACActgtcaaattaaaaattataaagttgTTACATTTATGATATTCTACTAGTTATTTTAGacattaacaaatattaattgtaatttgtcgtttatgttaaaatgaattaaagaaCTCGCCTTTTCCTTTGGTCCAGACATTTATTTCGTCACTGGTCGCTCCAGTAGCCACCATATTATGAGCCGACATTTTTATAGTGTACTGATTGCCACACTTCAACCCAGTAATCGTATAAGCGTTATTGTCTGGCAGCAACTCAATCTCCGTCCAACTATCACCGGACGTATGATACGAAATAGTGTATCCCTGTAGAGCTGCACCACCGTTTTCTGGTGCATCCCAACTGACACGTATGCTGTCAGCGGAAGCGTACTGTACGATGATTTGTGGAGCAACGGGAGGTTTCATAGCTATCAATTGATATTGTATTTCATCACTGCCGAACAGATTGTTTGCGGTGCAGGTAAAATTTCCGGACAAGCTGCTTTCAACACCTGAGCACGAGCATGAGAACCGCCAAGCAAAGCGAAAATGTAAAGTtggaataaattattttcttgctTAACTTAcggtgtatttttaaatggcCCTGATTGGTGACTTCATAAAAAGAGCTGAAAGTCACGGGCCGATCACGAGTTAACCAACGTGCACGAGGTGTTGGATTCCCGACAGCCATACACTCCAACACAAGCCGCATGCCCACCGGTTTCCTCACCACTTGCCCAAAAGAGGCAATGCGTGCAGGTGCTATAATAAACAAACGAACATACATTTCCATCAGATAGttacataaaatgcaaaattcacAGAGGTTGATGCGGTTATTTTGGTCAGCAATCGTCGACTGCActcacaatttaaattcaaatcaaaatcataCACAGTTTAGTACCTTTAATGCATGtacatgcatatacatatgtatgtacatacatatgtcatGGACGTAAGCATGAACAGCATTTGACTGCACTTTTACTTACCTCGAGTGTTTGTAGCCTGAGCGACCACAGATGTGGGTTCACCTTCTCCTACCGATGTGGATGCAGAGACCCAAAACTCATACATTTGGTTCTCGGCTAGGTTTCGCGCTTCAAATGTTACTGGATATCCGTACTCATCAACACGCACCACGTGAGCTAATAGgacattaaaatcatttttataaaaaataacagtATGCGATGCTGGCCTGCAGAGTACCGTGTATCCACAATTATATAAAGACATAATTTCGGTATTCTTTTGCAACAAACTTACTGACGATCAGAGTAAACATCGAGACACCTAACACTCGATAATCTTCTATGATTttataatatgataataattacaaacatAAGTAATTGACATACTTACTTTTTGTTTGACCCTTACGACCTGCCTCACGTGCATATACCGTGTAATGCGATATAATTCCATTTCGATTCTTCGGTGGCAgccatgaaattaaaattgaatcgGCAGTTAGCGCCGCAGCTTTAATAGCAAAAGGTGCATCAGGGATGTCGTCGTCGGTTTGACAAAACAATGGTTGACTGGCCAAGCCATCTCCTGTAGATGTGTAAGCCAATGCTCGTATGGAGTAGTTTGTGGCCTTGTGTAAGGTGTGCAGAAAAGTTTCTAAGTTTGATGTACGTTTAATTTGCATCTTTGAAGGCGAGTCCACTAAAGATTTTTAATAAGCATACAAAATTAGTCAGCATTAAGATTTAAGAAGTGATTTATATCTGTTTTAAGCAacgtatttattaaattatagttGGAGTCTGATTAAAAAACCCGTATGTATGAATATACTCACATTGATATCCCATTGGCcgaaacaaaattttatagcCTTGTATAATGCCGCCATGCAGTTGTAACGGCGGCTCTAACCATGATATCTTTAGACTCTGCGATGACAATGCCGAGCAACTAACATTCTGGGGCGCAGCCTCAGGtactacaaatattaaatttagagataaaaatatgtaagaaagctacagtcgattGTGAAATACTTGCTGTGCATTTCcaataaaacatattataaaaaataccaatccGATATTccataaaaaaattgtataatatccttctactTTACGGGCAGCggatataataaaaataaattcgcaTCAAATCCGCCATTTACGTAGAATGATTATGGCCATAGTTCTTTTATATGTACAACAGATAGGTGtaattgttataatttatttaatacaatctCTACTTACCGCCCTCTGCAGTAGTGCCGAAGATCGAAGCACTCCATGGTCCAGAGCCAAAACTGTTTAGGGCTCGCACAGTGATAGCATAGCGTGTGTATTTACGCAGTCCACGCAGAGTGGCTTTAGTTGTAGCCCAGCCGCTGACAATAACTGATTTGTGGGAACTATTGACCACGCTAATGAAGttaatgttttgcttttcttcaCTGCAGTTAATGGTGTAACCAATAAGCTCACCGTTCCATGACGCACGGGGAGGTAtctataatatatcaatataggaGACATGATACTACTAGATGATTCCTTTTCTCCAACCTGCCAGATTATGATTAATTCATTCTCGCTGCTGGTTTGTACTTGGACATTAGAAGGAGCCTCCGTGGGAGCCTCCTCCTGtgtttttattacaattgAATCAGTGTAAGCACTGCGGTCAATCTCGTTGATGGCCTGCATACGTATAAGGAAGGTTGTTGCTGGAGAAAGTCCTGATACAATGGCATTTTCGCGAATATCACTGTCATAACTTTTGAATcgaaattaatgtttttgtttctaaATGTGGATTCAAAAACTTACCTCTGATTTATGCTTGATGAAGGTAGAGTAACATTTATGACATTGGTCCTGTCCCAATCACTATCGGCAGCTCCCATTGCTGCACGTGACTGCAAGTACGTAAGTGGCTGATACTGCACAAGGTAGCTGAGGACGGGCGAATTCCCATCGAAGGGTCGCCGCCAGCTTAGTTTAACGGTGCGCGACCCTACCTCGAAAACATCTAAATTAGATGGAGTATCAGGTCGCTCCTGCACTGCGAGAAAAATGATGTGCTCAGCGTGTCCATACGGATTTTCAGCTGTGCAACGATAATCGCCTGAATCATGTCGTTCCGATTGCACAATTGTCAACTTGGAGTCTACACCATTCCCAGTTTTCATCTCAGCAATGCTAAAACGAAAGTTATTAAGATCAATGCGCCCATTGTTGTGAGTCCAGACAATGCTGATAGGCTCGTCGCCCTTTGCGTGGCAAACCAATGTAATTGGTTCATTACGACGGGAGCTAACATTCTGTGCAGACTGCTCAAATCGTGCTGGTTCTGTGCAGAAATGGAGAGTGAGAATGATGGCTACGTTGTTTGGTGACGATTCAAATTACCATTAACATTAATGCGTATTATTTTCTTAAGGCCGGTACCAATTCCATTAGTGGCCTGACACAGGTAGTAACCTTCATCATTATCTGTGGCAATATTCATCATTAGGGAATTATTTCGCATGCTCAATGCTTTAAAGTCCTTAAATGCTTTGCCTGATAGaaacacatttattaataaatttggtaCTGGAATTGAAGTTATTAACAATCAAGAGCTAGATTCTGGCTAATCTTCAATGGTTTACTAATCTCATTGtgactaataataatacattgaTTAACTTACCTTCTCCTTTGAGCCACGTAATAGTTGGAATGGGATATCCTTCTGCCTCACAATTGATCGATATTGTGTTACCAAGCATAATGGCGGTATCCATAGGTTCGTGGCTCCAGCGTGGTGCCACTGGAACATGAGAAAAATAAAGTGAtgtatgaaatatattaaatatggtTAGATCATTCACCTCCGGTTCAGCACCAGAGTCAAATCACTTTTTAACAAAGATCCAGTCATATAATTTAAGCTTTCAAATGAAGTCTTTTGGCGCTACAAATATCATAAGAGACTACTTATTTCCTAATTTTGTCATTTCACTAAtacattgcatttttaaaaatctactattacatttttgaCATAGAACCAAGTCACGTTTACTGCAGGCTCATTATAACCTTTCGCAGAAGCAGATTactaatttatgcaaatttatttaataggcAATACAGTTGATGAAATCGATCGGCATTGTGCAATTATTTGGCatatcacaaaacaaaaaattgattcGTTTATTTAAAACTTGGATTGACTGAAGGCCAAGATATGATTAAAGGTAATTGTATGCGCAAAGGTGTTTTTCATCGCATTGACATTGTTCTTCATCGCATGAATGCAAGAATCAATCGAATATCAGAAACTCTTCGATGTTATGATGTCCGATATTGTTTAGGTAAGGGACGGATATTACcttaacaaacaaatgattAATCCAGCACACGGTATGGCAACATTTTAAACCAAGACGTAACCAATCGCCGAGTACTATAGattattgaaattgagtttaattaaattttttacaattttaggTAAAGAAACGAATAAAAAAGTCAGCGCAACAAACTATAATTTCTACAGATTAATCACACAACAAAATCAAGcgaattaatatatatatatataaatacatatatatcagTATCAGTAACATTCTTAATAACACTCACCCCGCACTTGCAATTCAGCTGTAAAGTTGACCTTAGCGGCAGCATTACTCGCCAAACAAGTATATTTGCCACTGTGTCTGACGCTGATATCCTTAAGAACAAGAAGTGAGTAAAATTCCTCCTTCTTTTCGTTAATCTTAGGtccacaaaaacacaataattgCTTAGTAAACCACTCAGTTACTTTTCTGTGTACTGGCACTTACCTGAAGACTACTAGGTATTgcattttcatcttttttccAGCTAAAATAGATTGGCATATCTCCAGAAGATACTGCACAGGTAATTTGCGCTCTTCCACCCTCCTGAAGATTTTTAGGAAACTTAAAAGGTTCAATAACTGGGGGGCCTAAATAACGACATATAACATTAATTAAGCCCTTCAATGAAGCCTAATCTGTAATACTCACTGTTGACATTCAATTGTACATCACGACGTGCTTCTTCACCCGCTTGGCCGCGCACGATGCATGTGTAGATGCCCTGATCCCGACTGGGCTCCAGGTTCTTAATAACAAGCTGACCGCCTTCATGTACCGACGCAAACGAATAGTGAGAACCTAAACCAATAGCAATAATTTGtgcatttacttattttattaatagccgaaaaaatatcttaaatatatccagattgttagccaaagaaaataatacCTCACCACAGAAGCCCTATTTatctataatattaaaaatgttcttaaatAGCTTCTAACTTATCcgattgcaatcaaattttacATCCAAACATTGATCTTAGCTTTTAATTTACGCTTGCAttggcggaagtgggcgttgcaaaaactaaaacagACTTGATCTCCGATGTTATTGctaatcaataatatatatgattcTCAGAGGCGACTTCTTCTCTATATTCCCCAAAAGTATACTTACTTGTTGTTAATTCTTGATGCGCTTTTTCCCATCGAATTTGATCAATAGGATAACCTGCAAATGGGCAGCGCATAATTATGTCGTCACCAGCAATGGCTCTTAATGCTCCAATGGCCCGCACATATGGTGGTCCTGTATCAAAGtagataaattattattactgtgaccgtaatgaaattcaatttttaacaTTACAACTCGTTACAACATTAACATATTAAATAGAGAATCGGCATATTCCATTAAATGAAGTTCCCCTGTGTTATAATAACCTTCTAACCAaggcatatacatatgtataaccttaaattgaaaaatgaattaagtCTTTCTAAGCTCAACAGCCCAACACTATCTAATAACAATTCGCTATATAGTACTATCACACCAAAATTTGTGATATAATAAGTAAGTTATTTTAATAgtctaataaattattatattttaaatata
It encodes:
- the LOC117575671 gene encoding cell adhesion molecule Dscam2 isoform X4; translation: MELLTIRFIGKAENIAMHLLTAATFLALLSLPGHARGGLRVPTFLQEPPTHLLFGNDTGAQLNCIAHGNPQPDISWVRRDGTLVTQVPGLRRISGNGTIYFSPFLPQYFRTDVHEATYRCRASNEAGTILSRNVQVQAVLRRQFHVHVEAAEVYLGNSALVKCVIPEFVRPYVRVISWHRGNEILLPESSEVLSRYVVLATTGDLYFRSVRSEDGHVKFNCLVTNTLNGDRQQSDDVTLQVKELNKNMAPRSSQKPVMEIEVERGNDVHLPCNIQGSPFPIFTWYRVSDSAALYPIPLSQRLKLFQTLLLIKNADEQDAGKWICQASNQFGEQRIEIRLKVNTFVSVHILPQVQIVNSGGTAIFNCTTIDSEIDVIDWWHNGKPLQAKNALNAGRDGIRFLSRSSLLVQNVGRRDQGVYQCLVEAQHASAQAMSELKLGDTVPELTYTFIEQNVRPGPLISLKCSAIGSPHPQFTWLLDSQPIMDASLHHRFAIEQFVDISGDVISYLNISHVRSDDGGLYKCVATNSMGHTEHSARLNVYGPPYVRAIGALRAIAGDDIIMRCPFAGYPIDQIRWEKAHQELTTSSHYSFASVHEGGQLVIKNLEPSRDQGIYTCIVRGQAGEEARRDVQLNVNSPPVIEPFKFPKNLQEGGRAQITCAVSSGDMPIYFSWKKDENAIPSSLQINEKKEEFYSLLVLKDISVRHSGKYTCLASNAAAKVNFTAELQVRVAPRWSHEPMDTAIMLGNTISINCEAEGYPIPTITWLKGEGKAFKDFKALSMRNNSLMMNIATDNDEGYYLCQATNGIGTGLKKIIRINVNEPARFEQSAQNVSSRRNEPITLVCHAKGDEPISIVWTHNNGRIDLNNFRFSIAEMKTGNGVDSKLTIVQSERHDSGDYRCTAENPYGHAEHIIFLAVQERPDTPSNLDVFEVGSRTVKLSWRRPFDGNSPVLSYLVQYQPLTYLQSRAAMGAADSDWDRTNVINVTLPSSSINQSYDSDIRENAIVSGLSPATTFLIRMQAINEIDRSAYTDSIVIKTQEEAPTEAPSNVQVQTSSENELIIIWQIPPRASWNGELIGYTINCSEEKQNINFISVVNSSHKSVIVSGWATTKATLRGLRKYTRYAITVRALNSFGSGPWSASIFGTTAEGVPEAAPQNVSCSALSSQSLKISWLEPPLQLHGGIIQGYKILFRPMGYQLDSPSKMQIKRTSNLETFLHTLHKATNYSIRALAYTSTGDGLASQPLFCQTDDDIPDAPFAIKAAALTADSILISWLPPKNRNGIISHYTVYAREAGRKGQTKTHVVRVDEYGYPVTFEARNLAENQMYEFWVSASTSVGEGEPTSVVAQATNTRAPARIASFGQVVRKPVGMRLVLECMAVGNPTPRARWLTRDRPVTFSSFYEVTNQGHLKIHRVESSLSGNFTCTANNLFGSDEIQYQLIAMKPPVAPQIIVQYASADSIRVSWDAPENGGAALQGYTISYHTSGDSWTEIELLPDNNAYTITGLKCGNQYTIKMSAHNMVATGATSDEINVWTKGKVSQAPNGSELITTNSTCVNLKLSSWLNGGCVINHFSIEHRVLGDTRWTVVTSDISNAEENRDNLIFCDFLPAKWYQLRVSATNDAGTTTEHYQFSTKSLDGITLPPPPSLNSENDLMDNLINATNPTSGDWLATFIVIVIITITIITIALLVKHRHTLCGHINEEYESRALPSDYKEERENRHNQQVYSASPVKTVDKSNESEMYEISPYATFNVNGERTGAPAKPASHGLAGHTPHDYTMQFKTFGHPEGDNLNATAYPLLPNTRFGHGKSKSSWPKNRYLNTDDESTLSKSMTIVAGSHSGHSKKLASTRPTNNGTSGVVAESESDTSISPSTEFSNMPTYRVPCKSVRGSDGRVVVDMFRPDSSTESNNEQISPLVERRLNTPRHVGIPVDNRSAERRFRMNAQLGNQTLERRKCPGSNNR
- the LOC117575671 gene encoding cell adhesion molecule Dscam2 isoform X6, encoding MELLTIRFIGKAENIAMHLLTAATFLALLSLPGHARGGLRVPTFLQEPPTHLLFGNDTGAQLNCIAHGNPQPDISWVRRDGTLVTQVPGLRRISGNGTIYFSPFLPQYFRTDVHEATYRCRASNEAGTILSRNVQVQAVLRRQFHVHVEAAEVYLGNSALVKCVIPEFVRPYVRVISWHRGNEILLPESSEVLSRYVVLATTGDLYFRSVRSEDGHVKFNCLVTNTLNGDRQQSDDVTLQVKELNKNMAPRSSQKPVMEIEVERGNDVHLPCNIQGSPFPIFTWYRVSDSAALYPIPLSQRLKLFQTLLLIKNADEQDAGKWICQASNQFGEQRIEIRLKVNTFVSVHILPQVQIVNSGGTAIFNCTTIDSEIDVIDWWHNGKPLQAKNALNAGRDGIRFLSRSSLLVQNVGRRDQGVYQCLVEAQHASAQAMSELKLGDTVPELTYTFIEQNVRPGPLISLKCSAIGSPHPQFTWLLDSQPIMDASLHHRFAIEQFVDISGDVISYLNISHVRSDDGGLYKCVATNSMGHTEHSARLNVYGPPYVRAIGALRAIAGDDIIMRCPFAGYPIDQIRWEKAHQELTTSSHYSFASVHEGGQLVIKNLEPSRDQGIYTCIVRGQAGEEARRDVQLNVNSPPVIEPFKFPKNLQEGGRAQITCAVSSGDMPIYFSWKKDENAIPSSLQINEKKEEFYSLLVLKDISVRHSGKYTCLASNAAAKVNFTAELQVRVAPRWSHEPMDTAIMLGNTISINCEAEGYPIPTITWLKGEGKAFKDFKALSMRNNSLMMNIATDNDEGYYLCQATNGIGTGLKKIIRINVNEPARFEQSAQNVSSRRNEPITLVCHAKGDEPISIVWTHNNGRIDLNNFRFSIAEMKTGNGVDSKLTIVQSERHDSGDYRCTAENPYGHAEHIIFLAVQERPDTPSNLDVFEVGSRTVKLSWRRPFDGNSPVLSYLVQYQPLTYLQSRAAMGAADSDWDRTNVINVTLPSSSINQSYDSDIRENAIVSGLSPATTFLIRMQAINEIDRSAYTDSIVIKTQEEAPTEAPSNVQVQTSSENELIIIWQIPPRASWNGELIGYTINCSEEKQNINFISVVNSSHKSVIVSGWATTKATLRGLRKYTRYAITVRALNSFGSGPWSASIFGTTAEGELWP